The Armatimonadota bacterium DNA window TCGAGGTTATTGCTGGGATTGCCGTTCGGATCGAGGCTCCAGCGAGTGATGTGGGCCAACTTTGCTCGGCGGTACCTCTTGCCAGCATCGGGTCCGAACTGGACGTCTCGCGCCTCGGCTTCTTCCAAAATCTCGCCAGTCAAGATCAATTCTGAGATTGAAATCTCGTTTTTGAATTCTGGAATCAACGCCGGAGAGCGACCGCACAACGTCCGAATTCGAGCTTGAGACTCCGGATTTTGATCGATCGCGGCGATGAACGATTCCGCTTCCGGAAGAGAATTGATCCAATCCTTAGCAAGTTCCGGCAGCATCGCGAATCCGCTGATGCTATGACCGTCCTCGGGTGAAGAGGGGAGCACCGAATTGAAAATCGCCCGAATCGAAGCACGATGCCGGTTGAGCTCGGTTACAAACAATTCATATGAATCAAACCCCAATGACCTTGCGAGCCTGAGCTGATCGTCAGGCGAATCTGGGAGGCTGTGACGCTGCTGGTTACCTTCGAGCTGAATTCGATTTTCGACTCGCCGGAGGAAAGAGTAGCCTTGATTGAGGGTCGCCAAATCGCCGCTAGTGATGCCGCCAAGCGAACCCAAATGCTCCAGCGCATCGAGGGTTTGGAGATGCGATGAGCCGTACAACAACTGGAGAATTTGAGTTAGAAATTCAACGTCTCTAATGCCGCCCGGCCCGCGCTTGAGATCGTCACCCGTTGCGATTGTTTCGATCATGCTCCGTTGGCTCAAGAGCTGCTCGATCTCAACACCACTTGGTGGCCTCGCAAAGCAAGTTTGTTGCCGAAGTGCCTCCCATCTCTCTTCGCCTTCGCCGGCCACAACTCGCGAGCGGATCAGGGCTTGGCGCTCCCAAGGCTCGGCATAGCGTTGGTAATAAGCCTCCACGCTCCGCCACTTGTTGACGATCGCTCCGGAATTTCCGAATGGCCTGAGCCGGAGGTCCACCCGGAAGAGCGCGCCGCGTCCCATCCTCTCTTCCATTCCTCGGCCGAAGATCACTGCGGCGCGATCCGCAAGCTTTTCGAGCTGTTCGGAGGCATCGTCGGCGAGCACATAGACTAGATCAATATCTGACGAGAAATTGAGTTCGCTTCCGCCGAGTTTCCCAAATCCGACAATTGTGAGCGGGCAAGGTGGTATCGGGGTGATCAACTCGCAAGCGGAGTTCCATGCCAGCTCAAGTGAGAGTTGAATGATGGCAGTTGCAAGCTCCGAGACTCCCAGGCATGTCGTCAGAGGATCGATCCCGGCGATCTCATCGAACGCGATCCTTAGCAGATTCCGTTGGTTGAGAAGCCGAAGCCGGTCTTGCCTGTGCGATTGGCTGCTCGCGGCGGAAAGGAGTCGCCGTCCTTCTTCGATCAGCTGGTGACTGCGGTGAACCGAAGTTGAACCTGGCTCGAACAAGAGACTCACCATTTCAGGGTTCTGGATGCAGAGATCGCCCATTTGGTGACTCGCGCCGAGAAGCCGGAAGAAGTTCTCGGTGATGGCCCCCGATTGCGCCACGATTTGAAGCACTTGGGCCGGGTTTGCCATTGCTGCTAGCCAACGCAAGAACTGGGTACTAGCACGCTCAGGATCAGGGCTGCTTTCCGCAAATCTGGCGAGCGAATCCGGCGGAACGAGGCCCGTTAGTCCTCGAATTTCGTCGCTGAATCTCGCTGGATCAAATGCCATTTGACGGTGCTCAGCAGTAGAGACGTAGCCGAGTCAGATTCCAAACCTGGAAATGCGGGGATGATCTGCCGATAATCTGGATGATGTCTTCGGCGGCCAGAAACCTTAATAGGGAACTGCTGACCTTGTTTGCGATGGAGCAAGCAGGGTCCAAAGAAGGTCTTCAGGTCTATCTGAGCCGGGTTTTGGAGCAATGCTGCGACTGGTTCCGAGCTTCAGGGGCGTCGATTTTTCTTCGAGAATCGGTGGGAGATCGGTTCATTCTGAACGCAAAGTTCGGCCCGAGCGTTCGGACACCTGACGGAGCAACTATCGAATTTGGAGTTGGGCTAGCAGGCGCAGCTCTGGCGGAAGGAAAGCCGACCATCATCAAAGGATCGCGCCGCCGCGACGATATTGGAAGCTCGATCATTGTGCCGTTGATCCATCACGGTGTCGATGGTGATGAAGTCAAGGCAATCGGCGTTTTGAACCTGGCGCGCTCGACAAGCGAACCCCACTTCGATCAGCAAGACCTCGAATTTGCAGAAGGAATTGGAAATCAGATCGCACTCGCCGTGGACAATGCGACGCTGTTTGCTGATTCAAAGCACTTGGCCGAAACGTTAAAGACGGTGCTGATGAACCTCGGTTTTGGCTTGCTGAGCTTGAACCGGGAAGGGCAGATCACGCATTCGAATCCTGAAGTCGTGATGATGCTCGGCAGGGTGCCGGGGCACTTGGAAACGCTCCAAAAGTACATCAATTCCTGCCACGAAGAATTCGTACCGTTTGTGACTGCTGCCGCAAGCGATGGATTGCACCGGAAGCGTCACCGGGCGAGATTCAACTTTGGCAACCGGGTGATGACAGTTTCCAGCACGCCGTTGCCGAGCAGCGGTTGCACCATCATTTTGCAAGACGTCACCGAACTCGAATCCGCGCAACGCGAATACGAGCGACTGCGACGACTGGCCGAAGTTGGGCAGATGACGGCGACCATCGCGCATGAAATTCGGAATCCATTGACCGGTGTTCGAAGCGCAGCCAAGATGATCCGCGAGACTCCAGAGCTTGCGGATGAGTTTGCCGAGATTATTGAAGTTGAAGCCGTCAAGCTGAGCAAACTTTGTGACGAATTCCTCGAATTTGCAAGGCCGCTCAAGCTTGAGCTGAGCGAAGGTGACCTGGCTCGGGTCGTCGAGTATGTCGCTGAAAGACTGCGGGACGACTTCGCCACTGCGGAAGTCAACCTTGAGGTCATCGGAACAAGTGGGCCGATGGTAGTTTGGCTCGACGAAAGGCGAATGGAGCAGGTGATCCGAAATCTGCTCATCAATGCATTGCATGCGACCGCAAAAGGTGGAACAGTAAAAATAGGGGTTCAGCCGGGCGCGGTTTTTGTCGAAGATACAGGGTGTGGGATGGACGAAGAAACAGTGGCTCGATTGTTCTCGCCGTTCTTTACTACCAAGCCAAAGGGCACCGGCTTGGGATTAAGCATGGTTCGCAAGATCATCGACGCGCACGAAGCCACGATTGGCGTGCATTCGGTTTTGGGTGAAGGCACCCGTTTTGAAATTCGGTTTAACCAGGAACAAAGAAAGTGAAGGAAAAAGCACCGCTATTGATTGTTGACGACGAACAAAACATTCGTCGAATTTTGCAAGTCGCCTTTGAAAAGGTCGGCTATGAGGTGCTGACCGCCGAAAACGGACTTGACGCCCTTCGTGTGCTCGAATCTACTCCGGTTCAGTGCATCTTGTCGGACGTCACGATGCCCGAGATGACCGGATTCGAGCTTCACGACGCCGTTTGCGAGAAGTACCCCGACACACCGTTTATCATCATGACGGCGTATGGCACCATCCCTCAGGCCGTCGCGGCAATTCGGAAGGGCGCATTTGAGTTCATTACCAAGCCATTCGATCTTGATTCGCTCAAGAAGATTGTTGCGGCAGCATGCGGAGACGCTGGTGCCCAGTCGCAGAAACCAAAAAAGGGAAGCGTCCGTGCTTCTGGCACGTCGTTCATCGCTGAATCGCCTCAGATGGTTGAGATTTTGGAGACCGTTCGACGAGTCGCCGATGCTCGGGCGAGCGTTTTGATCACCGGCGAAAGCGGTACAGGAAAAGAAGTCGTTGCAAAGCTCCTTCACGAGTTTTCACCACGAGCAGGTGCACCGTTTGTCGCGGCTTCGTGCGCCGCAATTCCAGAAAGTCTCCTCGAAAGTGAACTCTTCGGCTATGAGAAAGGTGCTTTTACTGGTGCCCAAAATTCCAAACCGGGACGATTTGAACTCGCACATGAAGGAACGCTGTTCCTTGATGAAATCGGCGACGTTCCTCCACTTATTCAGGTGAAGCTGTTGCGCGTTTTGCAAGAGCGGGAGTTTGAGCGACTTGGGGCGACAAAACCCACCAAGGTAGATGTTCGACTCATCACGGCGACTAATCGCGATTTGTACAAGATGGTCGAAGAAGGGTTATACCGATTGGACCTTTTGTATCGATTGCAAGTCGTTGAAATCCATCTTCCGCCGCTACGCGAACGGATCGAAGACATTCGCCCGCTCGCCGAGCACTTCTTGGCAAAGTTTGCGGCCGAAAATGCCCGCAACTTGAAGGCACTCAGCCCGATAGCTTTGGCGACGCTGGAATCTGGAAGCTGGCCCGGCAACGTGCGAGAGCTTGGAAACGTGATTGAGCGCGCGGTGGTCATGGCTGGAAAGGACGAAGAGATTCTTGACCTGCATCACTTGCCGAATGCTCTCCGAGCGGCATAACCATGAGTAGCGCTTCAATTCTCCTCTCTGCCCTAGGCACTTACGGTGACATCTATCCTGTCATCGGCCTGGCGCTGGAGCTTAAGAAGCGCGGTCATCAACCCACCTTGGCGCTGCCGGGTTGTTTCGAGAATCTGGTTGATCGAAACCAATTCGAATTCATCGCTCTGACGGCGGATTACGATGCGTTTGGTGGTCGAAATGTCGCCATCGGCAAAATCGGACATCCAGAGACCGGTGCCCCATTTTTGTGGGAGAACATGATCTTGCCCAACCTTCAATCTGACTTTGAGGCACTGGGTAAAGGGGAAAAATTCAAACTCGTGGTGACCCACGGTTCGGCGGTAGCAGCGCAAGTTTTCGCTCAAGTGAATCGTATTCCGTGGAGCAGTGTGGCACTTGCCCCAAGCGCGATGCACTCGAAGTTCCAAGCTCCGGCCTGGCCAGGAGTTTTGGGTGGGCTCAACCTTTTCGGCGGGTTCGACAAGGCGTGGGAATCCGCTCGAAACCTGACTTCAGGATATCTTGAGAGCATCAAAACCTTCTGCTGGAATGTGGGATTGCCGGTCGACGACGATCACGATTTTTTCACTCGGCAGCACTCTTCGCAACTGCATTTGGGGTTGTTCAGCAGAACCTTGGTTGAACCCAAAGAGGACTGGCCAAAGAACTCGCTTATTGCCGGCTTTCCCCGCGCCGCCGACGCTGGGAGCACAGATTCTGAGACGTTGCAGTGGCTCGCTAAAGGGGATCCTGCCATCGTGTTTACGATGGGATCGAGCGCGCTGCACAGTCCGAACCACTTCTTCAAGCAAGCGATCGATTTTGCTCGTCGAACAGGGTTGCGTTCGATCATAGCCGCCGGGCCAAATTGCGACGATTGGAACGAATGGCTTCCTGACCACATCCGCGCGGTGGCATCCATAAATCTTGAATCTGTTTTTGAATTTAGCCGAGTCGTCGTGCATCATGGCGGAATTGGCACGACGGCTGAGACCATGCGTGCGGGATTACCGATGGTGGTCATTCCAGGCGACTACGCAGAGGCGGATTTGGCCTCGCGGCTGAGCGCACTTGAGCTAGCGATCGAAATCCCGCGTTCGGGACTAACTGAATATGCGCTCGAAGAAGCGGTCATGAAGATCCTTACAACGCCGGAATATGACGCAATGGCGAAACTCGCAGTGAGCCAAATGCGGTACGAAAGCGGTACTCAAGTTGCCGCCGATGCTCTGGAATGCCTGGCGTTTGGAGCCGAGCTAGAATCGAGGCTTCCTTCGGACGTGCCGCACGTCCATCCGCAGATCATCAAGCAAATGTTTGAAGATCAAGCCGCGTAGGCTTCGATCCTCGGGGCATGCGGAAAATTCTGTCACACTGTTGGCAGAATGCCGAACCGACTTGCCAAAAGCAAATCTCCCTATCTGATGCAGCACGCTCACAATCCGGTGGATTGGTACGAGTGGGGCGAGGAAGCGTTCGCTGAGGCGAAGAAGCAAGATAAGCCGATCTTTCTGAGCATCGGATATAGCTCCTGCCATTGGTGCCATGTCATGGCGGAGGAAAGCTTCGAAAACGAGCAGATCGCCGCGATTCTGAATCGTGACTATATCAGCATCAAGGTGGACCGCGAAGAGCGACCCGATGTGGATGAGACCTTCATGCTGGCGGTCCAGATGATCAGCAAGCGAGGCGGATGGCCGATGAGCGTTTTCCTAACGCCAGACAAGAAGCCGTTTTTCGCCGGAACCTATTTCCCGCCGGTGGACCAAGGTCAGTATCCGGGTTTTGCAACGATCCTGGTGAAGCTTGGGCAGATGTGGCGCACCAGCCGAAAAGACGTTCTGGACAGTGCCAATCAGATTGCCGCACACTTAACCCAAGCCGCTGGCAGGACGTTGGGGTCCTTGACAAGCAAAATCGATCCACAACTGTTCAAGGATTGCTTCAATGCGCTCAAATCCGATTTTGACGGCAAGAATGGAGGGTTTGGCGAGGCACCGAAGTTCCCACAGCATTCTTCGCTCTCGTACTTACTAGACTACGCGGC harbors:
- a CDS encoding GAF domain-containing protein yields the protein MMSSAARNLNRELLTLFAMEQAGSKEGLQVYLSRVLEQCCDWFRASGASIFLRESVGDRFILNAKFGPSVRTPDGATIEFGVGLAGAALAEGKPTIIKGSRRRDDIGSSIIVPLIHHGVDGDEVKAIGVLNLARSTSEPHFDQQDLEFAEGIGNQIALAVDNATLFADSKHLAETLKTVLMNLGFGLLSLNREGQITHSNPEVVMMLGRVPGHLETLQKYINSCHEEFVPFVTAAASDGLHRKRHRARFNFGNRVMTVSSTPLPSSGCTIILQDVTELESAQREYERLRRLAEVGQMTATIAHEIRNPLTGVRSAAKMIRETPELADEFAEIIEVEAVKLSKLCDEFLEFARPLKLELSEGDLARVVEYVAERLRDDFATAEVNLEVIGTSGPMVVWLDERRMEQVIRNLLINALHATAKGGTVKIGVQPGAVFVEDTGCGMDEETVARLFSPFFTTKPKGTGLGLSMVRKIIDAHEATIGVHSVLGEGTRFEIRFNQEQRK
- a CDS encoding sigma-54-dependent Fis family transcriptional regulator → MKEKAPLLIVDDEQNIRRILQVAFEKVGYEVLTAENGLDALRVLESTPVQCILSDVTMPEMTGFELHDAVCEKYPDTPFIIMTAYGTIPQAVAAIRKGAFEFITKPFDLDSLKKIVAAACGDAGAQSQKPKKGSVRASGTSFIAESPQMVEILETVRRVADARASVLITGESGTGKEVVAKLLHEFSPRAGAPFVAASCAAIPESLLESELFGYEKGAFTGAQNSKPGRFELAHEGTLFLDEIGDVPPLIQVKLLRVLQEREFERLGATKPTKVDVRLITATNRDLYKMVEEGLYRLDLLYRLQVVEIHLPPLRERIEDIRPLAEHFLAKFAAENARNLKALSPIALATLESGSWPGNVRELGNVIERAVVMAGKDEEILDLHHLPNALRAA
- a CDS encoding glycosyltransferase family 1 protein, whose product is MSSASILLSALGTYGDIYPVIGLALELKKRGHQPTLALPGCFENLVDRNQFEFIALTADYDAFGGRNVAIGKIGHPETGAPFLWENMILPNLQSDFEALGKGEKFKLVVTHGSAVAAQVFAQVNRIPWSSVALAPSAMHSKFQAPAWPGVLGGLNLFGGFDKAWESARNLTSGYLESIKTFCWNVGLPVDDDHDFFTRQHSSQLHLGLFSRTLVEPKEDWPKNSLIAGFPRAADAGSTDSETLQWLAKGDPAIVFTMGSSALHSPNHFFKQAIDFARRTGLRSIIAAGPNCDDWNEWLPDHIRAVASINLESVFEFSRVVVHHGGIGTTAETMRAGLPMVVIPGDYAEADLASRLSALELAIEIPRSGLTEYALEEAVMKILTTPEYDAMAKLAVSQMRYESGTQVAADALECLAFGAELESRLPSDVPHVHPQIIKQMFEDQAA